A region of Plantactinospora sp. BC1 DNA encodes the following proteins:
- the guaA gene encoding glutamine-hydrolyzing GMP synthase, with product MNTPRPVLVVDFGAQYAQLIARRVREARVYSEIVPHSMPVSEMLARDPAAIILSGGPASVYAPGAPQVDAKLFDSGVPVFGICYGFQAMARALGGTVAHTGGREYGGTALRARSDATALLRDLPAELSVWMSHGDCVTEAPDGFTVTAESPGAPVAAFEDLVGRRVGTQFHPEVGHTEHGQRMLERFLYDVAGIEPTWTPENIISDQIAEIRSRVGDKEVICGLSGGVDSAVAAALVHQAVGDQLTCVFVDHGLLRAGEAEQVESDYVAATGIKLKVVDAADRFLDALAGVTDPEQKRKIIGREFIRVFEAAAREVAASGDVEFLVQGTLYPDVVESGGGTGTANIKSHHNVGGLPEDLKFSLVEPLRTLFKDEVRQLGLALGLPEAMVWRHPFPGPGLAIRIIGAVDRQRLDLLRAADLIAREELTAAGLDRDVWQFPVVLLADVRSVGVQGDGRSYGHPVVLRPVSSSDAMTADWSRLPYDVIARISTRITNEVAEVNRVVLDVTSKPPGTIEWE from the coding sequence ATGAACACGCCGCGCCCGGTCCTCGTGGTGGACTTCGGAGCCCAGTACGCCCAGCTCATCGCCCGCCGCGTCCGGGAGGCCCGGGTCTACTCGGAGATCGTCCCGCACTCGATGCCGGTCTCGGAGATGCTGGCCAGGGATCCAGCCGCGATCATCCTCTCCGGCGGCCCGGCCAGCGTCTACGCGCCGGGCGCCCCGCAGGTCGACGCGAAGCTCTTCGACAGCGGCGTGCCGGTCTTCGGCATCTGTTACGGCTTCCAGGCGATGGCCCGGGCCCTCGGCGGCACGGTGGCGCACACCGGCGGCCGGGAGTACGGCGGCACCGCCCTGCGGGCCCGGTCCGACGCGACCGCACTGCTCCGGGACCTGCCGGCCGAGCTGTCCGTCTGGATGAGCCACGGTGACTGTGTGACGGAGGCGCCGGACGGGTTCACCGTGACCGCCGAGTCGCCCGGTGCGCCGGTGGCGGCCTTCGAGGACCTCGTCGGCCGCCGGGTCGGCACCCAGTTCCACCCCGAGGTCGGGCACACCGAGCACGGCCAGCGGATGCTGGAGCGCTTTCTCTACGACGTGGCGGGGATCGAGCCGACCTGGACCCCGGAGAACATCATCTCCGACCAGATCGCCGAGATCCGTTCCCGGGTCGGCGACAAGGAGGTCATCTGCGGCCTCTCCGGCGGGGTCGACTCGGCGGTCGCCGCCGCGCTGGTGCACCAGGCCGTCGGCGACCAGCTCACCTGCGTCTTCGTCGACCACGGCCTGCTGCGGGCCGGCGAGGCCGAGCAGGTGGAGTCGGACTACGTCGCGGCGACCGGGATCAAGCTCAAGGTGGTCGACGCGGCCGACCGGTTCCTCGACGCGCTCGCCGGGGTGACCGACCCGGAGCAGAAGCGCAAGATCATCGGCCGGGAGTTCATCCGGGTCTTCGAGGCTGCGGCCCGGGAGGTGGCCGCCAGCGGGGACGTCGAGTTCCTGGTGCAGGGCACCCTCTACCCCGACGTGGTCGAGTCCGGCGGCGGCACCGGTACGGCCAACATCAAGTCGCATCACAACGTCGGCGGCCTGCCGGAGGATCTGAAGTTCTCGCTGGTCGAGCCGCTGCGCACGCTCTTCAAGGACGAGGTACGCCAGCTCGGACTGGCGCTGGGGCTGCCCGAGGCGATGGTCTGGCGGCACCCGTTCCCCGGGCCGGGGCTGGCGATCCGGATCATCGGGGCGGTGGACCGGCAGCGGCTCGACCTGCTCCGGGCGGCGGATCTGATCGCCCGGGAGGAACTCACCGCCGCCGGTCTCGACCGGGACGTCTGGCAGTTCCCGGTGGTGCTGCTCGCCGACGTACGCAGCGTCGGGGTGCAGGGTGACGGACGCAGTTACGGGCACCCGGTGGTGCTCCGGCCGGTGTCGAGTTCCGACGCCATGACGGCGGACTGGTCCCGCCTGCCGTACGACGTGATCGCCCGGATCTCCACCCGGATCACCAACGAGGTCGCCGAGGTCAACCGGGTGGTGCTCGACGTGACGAGCAAGCCGCCGGGCACCATCGAGTGGGAGTGA